Genomic DNA from Rana temporaria chromosome 1, aRanTem1.1, whole genome shotgun sequence:
ACAAACGGATGTGCGCATGTGGATTACTCAACCCCCGAATGGACAAAGAAAATCTGCGGGAGAACACCCTGGCCATGGgaatgactctggctgcaaaggCAAACAGCCCCAGCAAAGACTGGGCTTCTCTCAGGAGAACTTTCCTCCTAGCCAGAAAAGAGACAATCAACAACctcattttttgtaatttttgaaCAGGTAGTCTAAACTCCATGTTCACGGAATCTATCATTATGCCAAGGAACTCTATTGATGTGGTAGGGAAACAAGTCTTCTCGTGTGCCAGGGGCACACCAAAATCCTTGCAAATTTCGCAGAACGCCTGTAAGGCCTCCAAGCATTCGTCAGTTCCCTTAGTCCCGATGAAAAGGTAGTCATCCAAGTAGTGGAGGGAAGCCCCATGGGGGAATCTTGTGGACAAGACCCAGTGTAAGAAGGTGGAGAAAACTTCAAAATAGAAACAGGATAGGGAGAACCCCATGGGCATGCACTTGTCAAAGAAATATTCGCCATGGAAATGAAAACCTAGCGAATTAAAACCTTGCGGATGTACTGGGAGAAGGCGAAAAGCCGACTTGATATCCGCTTTTGCCATCAAGGAACCTTGTCCCATTTGCCGTAGCATTACCAGGGCTTCGTCAAAAGATGAGTAGCAAACTGGGGCAACCACATCTGCCACCTCGTCATTCAACGAGGATTTCGGAGGGTACGATAAGTGGTGGATCATTCTGTAAGTACCTGCTTCCTTCTTAGGGACTATCCCTAGCGGGGATAAACGGAAATTAACGAATGGGGGAACCGAGAAGGGGCCGGCAATCCTGCCCTCCACCAATTCCTTGGCGATTTTCTCTTGCACCACACTCTCATGCGTGCGAACCGAAAGTAAATTAGAAAATATTTTACAGCCTGACCCTTGGAAGGAAGGCACTAAAAAACCGTCCTTGAAACCGTTAATTAAGAGAGCCGCCCTCCTGCGGTCTGGGTAAAGCTCTAACCACGGGCGCATTCTTATTAGGCTCACTGGTGTCGATGCCCTTTCCATGCaatgactggtgagcagttgcgGATGACTTGCGAAAACACCTGCAAGCTGGGTGAGTACCATTGCAATAGGAGCACTCATGTCTATACCTGCAATTCGCCAGATATTTGCACTGGCCTTCATTAAAGGCAAAGCAAAAACCTTTGCGCAGGGTATTCTGCGCCGGGTTGGATAATGGCCTAGGCGCGAACTGTGGTTTAGTGGGCAACATCAGGTTGAGCCACAAGCCCACGTCCTTTGACCCCCAATTAAGTGAAGGGTGGACCGCCAGCTTCTGCCGGAAGTTTTCATCATACACGAACCAAGCTGATCCGCCAAAATGGCGAAAAGCTTCAGCTATTATGTCGACATGCTGGAAAAGACCGGAACATTTTTCCGGAAACCGTTCCCCCAGCACTGCTGCATAGATGCAAAATGCTTGCAGCCAATTCTGAAATGTCTTTGGAATAGCTCTCCTCCTATCCTCCTCAGTCCTGTCACCAGATTGCTTCTCTGATTTAGCTAAGAATTCTTTGGAAGCGGGTAGCAGTGACAATAAATCCAGAAACTCACCCTTCCAGATCTTGTCTTTAACCGCTTTAGGCAGATGGAAACCTAGCGGGGACAGAACGCATGGAAGAGGTTCCTTAAATGAGGACTCGCCAACCGTTGCAGCTGACAACCTGAGAGGGACCGTGGGATTCACCATGTCAGGATGGTTGACACCTTTAACTGACATCAATTTTTTGGTATCCTGACTAGCAGGCATACACCAGTCCTGCCACACAGCACTGATGTCATCTGTACAATGTATGTCATCATTATCTATAACCTCTCTGTCAGAATGCAAACCATAATCAGCACCAGACACCTGTGCACACTGATAACTTTTAGCTGTCTTACCCCGCAGCTGCggactctgcccagcaccaatatTCATTTGTGCCCCTGAGGAAAAATCCATCATATGTTGTATAGCATTCCCTGCACCAGACACCTGTGCCCTCTGTGTAGCCTCCCCAGCACCACTAGCATGTGCCCCTTTGAACTGATTTAAAACATTGGATAAGGAGTCTACTAACACAGCAAACTGTGACATTTCAGGTAACATACCTTTCCCATCTTCCAATGACTGCTCACTCGCCTCCACAGCTGATGGGGGAGAAGCGCtgcaccccctcttctgaggtgcACCCTTTGTAACAGGCCTGCCAACCTTCCTCGGACCTGCTGGCTGAGGGGAGGCAGCTGCACTCTTGCCCTTTTTCTTTCTCAAGGGCTGTTTTCTAGTCCCGCTCCCAGAGGCAGCGGAGTCCGTCATTGGCAGTGAGGGAGTGGGCGCAGGGGAAGCTGGAACATTCTCCCCTTCCAGACACTGGCGCAgccactcctcaccccccatgCCTTCTGCTTTCTCCAGCAGTCGGCATAAGAGTGCCTCACGGTCTCCTGTTGCGCGGCGCTTCATGACAGAAGCCATGCAGCGCTGCTCCTCTGACTGGAGCTGACTGAAAAAGCCGCCGCGCTTGGATCCTTATATAGCCTCACAGCGCGGGAGGCTCGGCGGTCTTCTGGCCAATCAGCAGCTCCTCTCGTCGGCCAATCACAAGGCTGTTGCTGCCCGCGGATGGCTTGTAAATCTGCAATACAAAACACACAACAGGGATACTGTCCTTTCTTCTCCCTTTGAGCTCGCCCACGTTGGTCCAGCTTATTGCTGTGACCTGTCATTCCCTCCGCACTGCGTCTTTTACCCCATGGTGTATAATCGCACATCCCCCTCATCATTTAGAattattttgatgcaattttgaCCTGAAGTTGTATCTTGGAAACTGGAGCCAATGAATACTCAGGACTTCGTTTTCCTTTATTAGTGACACAATTCTGGTAACATTTTGCtactttcatttcatttcatttctaCTCTTTGTAGTCCAGTGTTATTGTAATAtgtttctaattcaaattctaaTTCATTTGCAAATTTGTATAATTcattttgttataatttatttcCGATTAGCTGACATTTGTTATGATTGTGATTTGGAAATTCAGAGACATCCGAATCTCCAATTAATGAAAATTTTGTCTGAATTTTGATGGGTaaataaatgaattgcacatgtctagtgtctacatggaagactctcctcaGTGCAAAACACATAAAGGTTCTCTTGGAGTTCACAAAACAATCCCCTGAAGAAATCTCAGACTGTGAGGACCGAGATTCTCTCATCTGATGAAACCAAAATGGAAATGTTTGGCCTCAATTCTAAatgttatgtctggaggaaaccaagcCGTGCTCATTACACATGTGTGATTTGTTTCGGTGTGAATACAAATTCTGACAAGTTTTTGGTTATTCAGAGATTTGGTTGTATCTGAATCTCTGAATAAAATTGTAACAAATAGTAACAAATTTAGTTTAAattcattaaatgtaattttgtttattcattttgtaaTGAATTCCAACTTTCCAGAACGATTACATGTCGGAACAGTGGAAAAATGATCGACCGAtttaaattctgtgtgaagaatagctggttgttaagcagcgggCACGGGAAGCCGGCCAcctcgtccttaacaaccgatgactcatcatctgtcagcgggcttccccaccgacagctgaaatgtaaacaacaaAATGTCGTaaaaagaaaaacgttttaaaaaatggcgtggggtccccaaaaaaacataccaggcccttatccgagcatgcagcccagcaggtcaggaaagagcaAGTACCacacctcctgaaccataccagaccacatgccctcaatatggggggtgctttggggtggggggtgctctGTTTTTGTCCCAATATAATCTAACATCAGGAAGCAATTCATCCTTAATTTCCTAATAGAAGCAATGTAGCCATTAATCAGGGCTCAGCACTCTGCTCTCCCCTCTTCCTGTGTACCTGATCTGTGTTTACATTAGAGATTAGAAGTCTGGCAGGCTGTCAAGCATGGAAGGTGGATCAGAATGAAACTGCTGGAAACATTGAAGATTAATTACTCCACAGTGTCTGCACCTACAGAGATGACTAGGAGCTTATCTGAACATCCTGCGCCCATTCACTAGAATTAAGTGGGTATGGGCCCCACGACATACTGATCAACACTGAAAAAGTATGAATCTAATTTTGTGAAAGAGACAAGGAAGGAATCCAGCAGCACAATGAGATATAAGTAGAAATGTTCACAGAAATAATATTCAGATATGCAAATTCATCAGGAAATTACATTCATCAGATATGTGTAACTGCTTAAGACCGCCCCAaatacatatactgcagcagggcggcccTTAAACGCAAAACCACATAACTGTACATTAATTTTGTCTTTAGGCCTCGGGTGTGTGCGCGCCGCCATAGACCTGCTcccctgtgattggacacagcgggagccaatcagcgggtatgGCAAAAattctgagagagacagaacgacagtctgcctatgtaaacaaggcagactgccgttctgttAGTAAGGAAGACATAGATTTTGTGAGAgacacagatctctgtctttgtacagttaaaccatcccccacacagtaaaaaaaacactcccagagaacacatttaaccctttgctcccccctgatgttaactcctttcctgccagtgtcattagtacagtgacagtgcattgttttatcactgatcactgtattggtgtcactggtctccaaaaagtgtcaattaatgtcagatttttttctgccgcaatgtcgcagtcccgctaataatcgctgattgccaccattacaagTGAAAAAAAGATTCCATAAAtccatcccatagtttgtagacactataaagtttgtgcaaaccaatcaatatatggttATTGGGATTAATTACCAAAaacagaatacatgttggcctaaattgatgaagacatttgattgtataatcaatttttttttggatgtgttTATAgaagaatgtaaaaatatatatacttttcaGAATTATTGGTTTttttagcgaaaaaaataaaaactgcagaggtgatcaaatatcaccaaaagaaagttctatttgtgggggaaaaataggaaacatttttttatttgggtacagtgtcgcacgacctcacaattgtcagctaaagaaaCACAGTGCAGTATTGCAAAAAATTGGCTGTTTAGGAAGGGAGGtgaaccttccagagctgaagtggttaatggccaaATATGTGTAGTCACCTGACCCTCACACCTATATGGGCTGATCTGTGACAGTGACAAGTGACAGTGAGGAGCGGAGGGTGAGAACTAGAATGGAGTTCCACATTCCGGCTACAAAACTGAGTTGGAGGGTCACATGTCAAGGCCTGGCGATCCGTATTccgcccgtgggccttgtgtttgatatTTGTGCTGTAGAGGGATGAATGATAATAGATAGAAGACTGAAGCTGTTTCTGTTACTGCTGGTACTGGATTGCACTTGTACTGGCTGGTGATCTGGAATCTTTCTTTTCTATCACTCTCCAATCAGTGTGTGAGGGCAAAGTGATATCTTCAGGTGTTGGTTACATTGTGTGAGGCTTTGATTGGTCACGGCATTTTAtttgtgatcagcactgtccaatgGACAATGCAGTGACAGTACTTTgcttgtgcatgctggggagcatGTAAGAGCAAGAAAAAAATGAAGCTCTAAAATATCATTCAATCCTGTGACATCCACCTTCCACCCACTTATGTACAATAGGCAGACAGAAGGCAGTCAATGTCcccaaaaatcataattctgatgATGATGTCAttcataatgatgatgatggaaaCAATATGACTGAATTTGTTTAATCTGATCTACAGCATTATACATTGAATCAATGTGTTACATTTACATCATTCTCTTCCCCAGCATTGTCCCTCTTGTGTTCAGTTCAGGtttgaaaagtaaaatgtagAGTTTTGGAGAAAACATACACAATAATATTCCAGCACTGGAGGTCAGTATGGCGAATAcctccacagccaccatgtatttccctctggtgctcagataggccgggatcatggcaatccagacactgcagaacaccagcatgctgaaggtgatgtacttggcctcattaaaactgtccggtaatgtcctcACCATGAAAGCCAGAAGAAAACTCACAGCTGCCAGAAACCCCATATAACCCAACATAGAGTAGAAGCCGATAACTGACCCTTCATTACACTGAATGAGGATCTTCCCAGGATAGGAGTCCATGTCATACTCCTGAAATGGTGGAGAGATGGACAACCAGAGAATGCAATTCATAACCTGAATGGATGAGCAGAATAACATGACTGTATTGGGAAGTTTGACTCCCACCCATTTTCTACAAGAGCTTCCAGGTCTAATGGCTTTAAAAGCAATGAAGACCATGATGGTTTTGGCGAGGATAGAAGATGCTGAGATGGTGAAGGGAACTCCAAAAGTGACTTGTTGCATCATACAGGTAATATCCACAGGACGGCCAAGGAACAGGAATACAGAAAGGAAGCTCAGtatgagggagaggagcagaatgAAGCTGAGGTTCCGGTTATTGGCTCTGACTATGGGAGTGCTCCGAAACCAAACAAATAGTCCAAGTATAAGGAGAGATGTTGTAGCAAATATGACTgaagttatagaaaaaaataaaactagaatgTCCTCCTTGTATGATAAATACTCATTGACCTTGTCAATACAAATAGTTTTAGCTTTGTTAGGCCATTCATTTTCAGGACACTTCTTGCAGAGTTCACTGTCTGTAGAGTAAAAAGAAGTGAAAATAACATTAGGCACGGTAGCTATTTCAcagtattaaaaacatttttctgtatttttccatAACcatttgacctccagaagatttaaccccttcatgacctggccatttttcattcacctctgcattttgtgtgctataaacaaaaaaagaccaacaatcttgaaaatataaaataaaaatgtactttctgctataaaacacattcaatggggcgcatgcgcagcgcaAAGCTGGACGGTCACAACTGAGAAGAGCTCTGAGCACAGCGGGGACTTCAGCGCCTTCCCTGGGGCTATTTACTGTGATACACGCACCCAATCCTACCTGCACCCCCGGGGGAATGAGCGGTGCATGCCGTCCTCCAAGTCTCGTTGCAGGAAACCAGCGCAAAAGACCCTCACAAACTACCTCCTTAGAGTCTTGGAGATGGCTGGGAAGCCTCAAGACGGCGCTGGGTCACAACGTGCTCAGACCTCTGCACACACCCTGGCGGCCTCCCCTGCACACTCG
This window encodes:
- the LOC120922118 gene encoding vomeronasal type-2 receptor 26-like, which encodes MTLFPSTVPNVIFTSFYSTDSELCKKCPENEWPNKAKTICIDKVNEYLSYKEDILVLFFSITSVIFATTSLLILGLFVWFRSTPIVRANNRNLSFILLLSLILSFLSVFLFLGRPVDITCMMQQVTFGVPFTISASSILAKTIMVFIAFKAIRPGSSCRKWVGVKLPNTVMLFCSSIQVMNCILWLSISPPFQEYDMDSYPGKILIQCNEGSVIGFYSMLGYMGFLAAVSFLLAFMVRTLPDSFNEAKYITFSMLVFCSVWIAMIPAYLSTRGKYMVAVEVFAILTSSAGILLCMFSPKLYILLFKPELNTRGTMLGKRMM